One Symphalangus syndactylus isolate Jambi chromosome 10, NHGRI_mSymSyn1-v2.1_pri, whole genome shotgun sequence genomic region harbors:
- the UCN3 gene encoding urocortin-3, translating into MLMPVHFLLLLLLLLGGPRTGHPHKFYKAKPIFSCLNTALSEAEKSQWEDASLLSKRSFHHLPSRDASSGEDEEGKERKTFPVSGARGGAGGTRYRYVSQAQLRGKPRQDTAKSPQRTKFTLSLDVPTNIMNLLFNIAKAKNLRAQAAANAHLMAQIGRKK; encoded by the coding sequence ATGCTGATGCCAGTCCACTtcctgctgctcctgctgctgctcctgggGGGCCCCAGAACAGGCCACCCCCACAAGTTCTACAAGGCCAAGCCCATCTTCAGCTGCCTCAACACCGCCCTGTCTGAGGCTGAGAAGAGCCAGTGGGAGGATGCATCCCTGCTGAGTAAGAGGAGCTTCCACCACCTGCCCAGCAGAGACGCCTCTTCGGGAGAGGATGAGGAGGGCAAAGAGAGAAAGACTTTCCCTGTCTCTGGGGCcaggggtggagctggaggcacCCGGTACAGATACGTGTCCCAAGCACAGCTCAGGGGAAAGCCACGCCAGGACACAGCCAAGAGTCCCCAGCGCACCAAGTTCACCCTATCCCTCGACGTCCCCACCAACATCATGAACCTCCTCTTCAACATCGCCAAGGCCAAGAACCTGCGTGCCCAGGCGGCCGCCAATGCCCACCTGATGGCGCAAATTGGGAGGAAGAAGTAG